One window of Gloeocapsa sp. PCC 73106 genomic DNA carries:
- the cbiB gene encoding adenosylcobinamide-phosphate synthase CbiB: protein MFDIPTPALVLVLASILDYLIGDPPQLLHPVQVMGWLISTFSHWVISQQKKFKRFWGIILSIALVVGCACLSWLLIKYVTLINPWLGIATETILLASCFAARSLKLAALEVIQPLKEGNLTLARSHLSKYVGRDTATLSEKEILRAVLETISENTTDGVTAPLFYAIVGAMIPSIGPVPLAMAYKAASTLDSMIGYRREPYTDLGWFSANLDDRLTWIPCRLTVFTLALISRKPLRVWRICQRDAHLDPSPNSGWSESVYAAILGVQLGGENRYQGVIVHKPFLGDPIYAITPDTVIQALNLTRLCFLTWLTIAVYFAR, encoded by the coding sequence GTGTTCGATATTCCTACCCCTGCTTTAGTTCTGGTTTTAGCCTCTATACTAGATTATCTCATCGGCGATCCACCCCAATTATTACATCCTGTCCAGGTAATGGGATGGTTGATTAGTACTTTCTCTCACTGGGTCATTTCCCAACAAAAAAAGTTTAAACGTTTCTGGGGAATTATTTTAAGTATTGCTCTTGTAGTAGGATGTGCCTGCCTAAGTTGGTTACTCATTAAATATGTCACTCTGATTAATCCCTGGTTAGGAATTGCCACAGAAACTATTTTACTAGCTTCTTGTTTTGCTGCTCGTAGTCTCAAACTCGCCGCTCTGGAAGTAATTCAACCCCTAAAAGAGGGGAATTTAACCCTAGCTCGTTCCCATTTAAGTAAATACGTAGGTAGAGATACAGCTACGCTTTCAGAAAAAGAGATCCTGCGCGCTGTACTAGAAACAATTTCTGAAAATACCACCGATGGAGTAACCGCACCCTTGTTTTACGCTATTGTAGGAGCGATGATACCCTCAATTGGTCCAGTACCCCTAGCTATGGCTTACAAAGCCGCTAGTACCCTCGATTCGATGATTGGCTATCGCCGAGAACCATATACAGATTTAGGTTGGTTTAGCGCTAATTTAGACGATCGCCTCACCTGGATTCCTTGTCGTCTAACCGTATTTACCCTCGCTTTAATCTCCCGTAAACCTCTAAGAGTTTGGCGCATTTGTCAAAGGGATGCTCATCTAGATCCTAGTCCTAATTCCGGATGGAGTGAATCGGTGTATGCTGCGATTTTAGGAGTGCAATTGGGGGGAGAAAACCGTTATCAGGGGGTGATTGTACACAAGCCTTTTTTAGGCGATCCTATTTATGCGATTACTCCAGATACCGTAATTCAAGCTTTAAACTTAACTCGTTTATGCTTTTTAACTTGGTTGACTATAGCTGTGTATTTCGCTCGTTAA
- a CDS encoding GFA family protein codes for MSIYPGSCHCGAVKFEVKVNQYLAYDCNCSVCIKKGFLHLIIPPEQFTLISGEEFLTIYTFNTGIAQHKFCRICGIHPFYTPRSHPDGVDVNVRCLGQDVLVKFTIEAFDGANWEANHSKITKLD; via the coding sequence ATGAGTATTTATCCAGGTAGTTGTCATTGTGGAGCGGTCAAGTTTGAAGTTAAGGTCAATCAATATCTTGCCTATGATTGTAACTGTTCGGTGTGCATCAAAAAAGGTTTTCTACACTTGATCATACCCCCAGAACAATTTACCTTGATCAGTGGCGAAGAGTTTCTAACTATCTATACTTTTAATACTGGAATTGCACAACATAAATTCTGCCGTATTTGCGGTATTCATCCCTTTTATACACCGCGATCGCATCCCGATGGTGTCGATGTCAATGTCCGTTGTTTAGGACAAGATGTCCTGGTAAAGTTCACTATAGAAGCATTTGATGGAGCTAATTGGGAAGCAAATCACTCTAAAATAACCAAACTCGATTAA